A single bacterium DNA region contains:
- a CDS encoding zinc ribbon domain-containing protein, with amino-acid sequence MPIYEFCCQDCNKEFEELFRSFSQKKDVVCAKCGSSNVRKKVSLFGVAGKEGDSGEFAPSSGGGCGSCVTHNCGSCH; translated from the coding sequence ATGCCGATATATGAATTTTGCTGCCAGGATTGCAATAAAGAATTTGAAGAATTATTTCGTTCTTTTTCGCAAAAGAAGGACGTTGTTTGCGCCAAATGCGGAAGTTCCAATGTCAGGAAAAAAGTCTCGCTGTTTGGGGTGGCGGGAAAAGAAGGCGATTCAGGGGAGTTCGCTCCTTCTTCAGGAGGCGGGTGCGGAAGCTGCGTGACGCATAACTGCGGGAGTTGCCACTAG
- a CDS encoding DUF5674 family protein: protein MKIIKDKITLQELKTMAVNSFGNLVKAVIDIEKEIMAVDAELHSDEEALLLENGSKQNSIWGINLYPELVGDDFIEFDSMINLRPSQGNRSRGVDDPEAVRKIKVIVNKLVDK, encoded by the coding sequence ATGAAAATTATTAAAGATAAAATTACACTTCAAGAATTGAAAACAATGGCGGTAAACAGTTTTGGAAATCTTGTAAAGGCCGTTATCGATATTGAAAAAGAAATTATGGCGGTTGACGCGGAACTTCATTCTGATGAAGAGGCCCTGCTTTTGGAAAACGGGTCAAAACAAAATTCCATCTGGGGTATTAATTTATATCCTGAACTCGTCGGGGATGATTTTATTGAATTTGATTCAATGATTAACCTTAGGCCTTCCCAGGGGAACCGCAGCAGGGGAGTGGATGATCCTGAGGCAGTGCGGAAGATTAAAGTTATAGTGAATAAATTGGTGGATAAATGA
- a CDS encoding DMT family protein — translation MTIAWYGHLKYKDSPLWKVILISWLIASVEYCFQVPANRIGHYKYSAAQLKTIQEVITLAVFCVFSVVYLREELKWNYLVGFGLMIGAVFFVFKKW, via the coding sequence ATGACGATCGCCTGGTACGGGCACCTTAAATATAAGGATTCGCCTTTATGGAAGGTGATCCTTATAAGCTGGCTTATAGCGTCCGTTGAATATTGTTTCCAGGTGCCGGCTAACAGGATCGGGCATTATAAATATTCCGCGGCGCAGTTAAAAACAATCCAGGAGGTTATAACATTGGCTGTCTTCTGCGTTTTTTCCGTGGTTTATCTCAGGGAAGAACTGAAATGGAATTACCTGGTTGGATTTGGTTTGATGATAGGAGCGGTGTTTTTTGTGTTTAAAAAATGGTAG
- a CDS encoding Rrf2 family transcriptional regulator, translated as MVISQASESAVRALLYMAALPAGQVAKKQDICRTQEITPAFFIKIMQPLLAAGLVESYRGVAGGFSLRKPPSKISLWDIVSAMEGPIHLNKCMIHKGYCSRDAVCPVHTVWREAKESVQRILSDATLDKLTCQPGNGHKKKA; from the coding sequence ATGGTTATATCACAAGCATCTGAATCTGCTGTCAGGGCGCTGTTATACATGGCCGCTCTGCCGGCCGGCCAGGTGGCGAAAAAACAGGACATATGCCGCACGCAGGAAATCACGCCGGCGTTTTTTATAAAAATCATGCAGCCTCTTCTTGCCGCGGGGCTGGTGGAATCTTATCGAGGGGTGGCGGGAGGTTTTTCCCTGAGGAAGCCTCCCTCGAAAATTAGTTTATGGGACATTGTGTCGGCCATGGAAGGGCCTATACACCTTAATAAATGCATGATACATAAAGGATATTGTTCAAGGGATGCGGTTTGCCCGGTGCATACGGTATGGCGTGAAGCGAAAGAGTCAGTCCAGCGTATATTATCCGATGCGACTTTGGACAAATTAACCTGCCAGCCCGGTAATGGACATAAGAAGAAAGCCTGA
- a CDS encoding ferritin family protein, with protein MAENLLGSTKDTVIQDQVEMNFKGETNETGLYLAMARQAEGYGYPEVAAALSKIAWEEALHAARFAELNGKISPSLKENLERMLSGEIGACSGKYDAAKKCKEIAIDCAHDFFHESSRDENRHAGILRGLLQRYFIKQENKK; from the coding sequence ATGGCGGAAAATTTACTTGGAAGCACCAAAGATACCGTAATTCAGGACCAGGTGGAAATGAATTTCAAGGGAGAAACAAATGAAACAGGCCTGTATCTTGCTATGGCGCGGCAGGCGGAAGGGTATGGATATCCGGAAGTGGCGGCGGCCCTTTCAAAAATCGCGTGGGAGGAGGCGTTACACGCGGCACGATTCGCTGAGTTGAACGGAAAAATATCACCAAGTTTAAAAGAAAATCTGGAACGCATGCTTTCGGGAGAAATTGGCGCGTGCTCGGGCAAATATGACGCGGCGAAGAAATGCAAAGAAATAGCGATTGACTGCGCCCATGATTTTTTTCACGAATCGTCCAGGGATGAAAACCGCCATGCCGGGATTTTGCGGGGTTTATTGCAAAGATATTTTATAAAACAGGAGAATAAAAAATGA
- a CDS encoding multiheme c-type cytochrome gives MKKILYVLIAGVMLFGGTSARAEEKNEKYPFFPSLINTNTGKPVKSGDFEQPEVCRACHTDIYDQWKGSMHSNAFVDPVFQALWKIGNKETNGLTEKLCAGCHTAIGTVSDELGKKDGQGNYNLSEIAQKGVQCDVCHSIKSSTYMEAEGHEPHNATFIIESGTKRGPFKDAESPHHAAEYSELHTSAEFCANCHHVFHPVNNFPIERTYDEWKNSVYSQNGIICQDCHMADVEDAVEIARTLKKVQRSGKASNSGPDREHIYKHNFDGANFTIPGLLGYTKHSEAATKRLQSAAKLEIISPDEFKAGKIGGFKIKVTNSAAGHNLPTSLTEVRQMWLEVEVADGSGRKILHSGWLDKDYNVDPEAAMFHAKSVDKDGNHTVKPWEIARFEYNTTIPPKGSAIQNYNFEIPPGTKGNLQVKATLRYRSYPQAVANLLLGKDAPVLPIVDMTTASKSVKITKG, from the coding sequence ATGAAAAAAATATTATATGTGTTAATTGCGGGAGTGATGTTGTTTGGAGGCACATCGGCCAGGGCGGAAGAAAAAAACGAAAAATATCCTTTTTTCCCTTCGCTTATAAACACTAACACCGGAAAACCGGTAAAGTCCGGTGATTTTGAACAGCCGGAGGTCTGCAGGGCGTGTCACACCGATATTTACGACCAATGGAAAGGGTCCATGCATTCAAACGCGTTCGTTGATCCCGTGTTCCAGGCTTTATGGAAAATAGGAAATAAAGAAACAAACGGATTAACTGAAAAATTGTGCGCCGGCTGCCATACGGCCATAGGCACGGTCAGCGATGAACTCGGGAAAAAAGACGGGCAGGGAAATTATAATCTCAGCGAAATCGCTCAAAAAGGAGTTCAGTGTGATGTCTGCCATAGTATTAAATCCAGCACTTACATGGAAGCCGAAGGGCATGAGCCGCATAATGCCACATTTATTATCGAATCCGGGACGAAGCGAGGGCCTTTTAAGGACGCGGAATCTCCTCACCATGCTGCTGAATATTCAGAACTGCATACCTCAGCCGAGTTTTGCGCCAATTGCCATCATGTGTTTCATCCTGTCAATAATTTTCCGATCGAGCGGACGTATGATGAATGGAAAAATTCGGTCTACAGCCAGAACGGGATAATTTGCCAGGATTGCCATATGGCGGATGTTGAGGACGCGGTTGAGATAGCCCGCACATTGAAAAAAGTACAACGTTCCGGTAAGGCTTCGAATAGCGGCCCGGATAGAGAACATATTTACAAACATAATTTTGACGGGGCTAATTTTACGATCCCGGGATTGTTAGGTTATACCAAACATTCTGAAGCGGCCACGAAACGGCTGCAAAGCGCCGCTAAGCTCGAAATAATTTCTCCTGATGAATTTAAAGCTGGGAAGATAGGAGGTTTTAAAATTAAAGTAACAAATTCCGCGGCAGGGCATAATTTGCCGACAAGCCTAACGGAGGTGCGCCAGATGTGGCTGGAGGTTGAAGTGGCAGATGGATCCGGCAGGAAAATATTACACTCCGGATGGCTGGACAAGGACTATAATGTTGACCCTGAGGCCGCGATGTTTCACGCGAAATCAGTGGATAAAGACGGAAATCATACAGTGAAACCCTGGGAGATCGCGCGGTTTGAGTATAATACGACTATTCCTCCAAAAGGTTCAGCGATACAGAATTATAATTTTGAAATCCCGCCAGGAACAAAAGGGAATTTGCAGGTTAAAGCGACTTTGCGATACCGGTCATATCCTCAGGCAGTGGCTAACCTTCTGTTAGGGAAGGACGCGCCTGTTTTGCCGATCGTGGATATGACAACTGCTTCAAAATCTGTTAAAATAACTAAAGGTTAA
- a CDS encoding BPTD_3080 family restriction endonuclease, producing the protein MKSPILNSPYFEPSRHFNADERGLTEEILNFRRPSSFYIPVPRAKTKEKQLDLNIAEGAYGSELEKENEFINKIRDKIKAWRDAGYQGITKTSRGLLFYWSDENRENKLFFCQIEALETLMYINEVAEKSGENWIINELKKASSDANPGLYRLAFKMATGSGKTVVMAMIIAYHTLNKIRYPQDTRFTDTFVIITPGITIRDRLNVLRPNDPQNYYRQRAIVSIQDLELLQQAVVFITNFHQLELRQNPRFQLGAVMKASGLVKDEAMKETPNAMVNRSFKSILNKQRVLVINDEAHHCYREKPNEEKLAGEDRKEAEENNKSARVWISGIEALYKKITVNGIIDLSATPYFLRGSGYQEGTLFPWTVYDFSLLDALECGVVKIPRLPIESDTIAKGDEPEFRNLWLHVREALPKKGLRTGGKEYNLSVLFLPKTLQEALESLYGSYEKYYREYEKHKKNNSGVMPPVMIVVCNNTTVSELVYRWIAGYEKETASGKIQIEKGNLPIFCNEDGVRFLDRPNTLLIDSAQLESGEKINAEFKNIFDKEIEDFHKEYRRRFPGRTEPTDEELLREVMNTVGKPGKLGENIKCVVSVSMLTEGWDVNTVTHILGVRAFSTQLLCEQVIGRALRRIDYNVDAATGLMTPEYAEVYGVPFNFLKAEGDTPPQPPKVFHRVHALPEREKYEIAYPRVEGYRYELNEAKLAAHFTDEAKTIIENEPTEVISSGVIGAETKETMEKIKERREGEVIMRLSQALLKRYYTDADGTEKYWLFPNLKRIVEKYIKDYIVLKDRMVIGYLLVGEYYSGALTKIQQAIISENIQSQKDKKVLPILVPYDTLGSTRYVDFLTTKEVRETEKSHVNYVVADTEEWEQGVAKRLEQMPEVLAYVKNQNLGFTIPYEHQGIGRQYTPDFIVKIEKPDKSILNLIIEVTGQKDDKKTMKIKTAREMWIPAVNNMDKFEKWALIEVQDIHETQNYIRAFIAEQS; encoded by the coding sequence ATGAAATCACCAATTTTAAATTCTCCATATTTTGAGCCAAGTCGCCATTTCAACGCGGATGAGCGGGGCTTAACCGAAGAAATCCTGAATTTTCGCCGCCCAAGCAGTTTCTATATCCCTGTCCCAAGAGCTAAGACCAAAGAAAAACAGCTTGATCTGAATATTGCTGAAGGAGCTTATGGAAGCGAGCTTGAGAAAGAAAATGAATTTATAAATAAAATCCGGGATAAAATAAAAGCTTGGCGCGATGCCGGTTATCAGGGGATAACAAAAACCTCCCGCGGCCTGCTTTTTTACTGGAGTGATGAAAATCGAGAAAATAAGTTATTTTTCTGTCAGATAGAGGCGCTTGAAACGTTAATGTATATTAATGAAGTCGCGGAAAAATCCGGGGAAAATTGGATAATTAATGAGCTGAAAAAAGCAAGTTCTGACGCAAATCCCGGTTTATACCGCTTAGCCTTCAAAATGGCTACAGGTTCAGGAAAAACCGTAGTAATGGCAATGATTATTGCTTATCATACGCTTAATAAAATCCGTTACCCGCAGGATACGCGTTTTACAGACACTTTTGTCATTATTACTCCCGGTATTACTATTAGAGACCGCCTTAATGTATTAAGGCCGAATGATCCTCAGAACTATTATCGACAGCGCGCTATAGTTTCAATTCAGGATTTAGAACTTCTTCAGCAGGCGGTAGTTTTTATCACAAATTTTCACCAGCTGGAATTACGCCAAAATCCTCGTTTTCAACTCGGCGCTGTAATGAAAGCTTCGGGCCTCGTTAAAGATGAAGCCATGAAAGAAACTCCAAACGCCATGGTAAACAGGTCCTTTAAAAGTATTCTCAACAAACAGCGGGTTCTGGTTATTAACGATGAAGCCCATCATTGCTATCGGGAAAAACCAAACGAAGAAAAATTGGCAGGTGAAGATAGAAAAGAAGCTGAGGAAAACAATAAATCAGCTCGTGTCTGGATAAGCGGCATTGAAGCGCTTTACAAAAAAATTACCGTTAATGGAATTATTGACCTTTCCGCGACTCCTTATTTTTTGCGAGGTTCCGGTTATCAGGAAGGCACCTTATTCCCATGGACGGTTTATGATTTTTCTCTTTTAGATGCTCTGGAATGCGGCGTTGTGAAGATCCCGCGTTTGCCGATTGAGTCAGACACCATTGCTAAAGGCGATGAACCGGAATTTCGTAATTTATGGCTGCATGTTCGTGAGGCTCTCCCCAAAAAAGGCTTAAGAACAGGCGGGAAGGAATATAACCTTTCAGTATTGTTTTTGCCTAAAACCCTGCAGGAAGCTTTGGAATCCCTTTATGGAAGTTACGAAAAATACTATCGTGAATACGAGAAACACAAGAAAAATAATTCAGGAGTAATGCCTCCGGTAATGATTGTGGTATGCAACAATACAACGGTTTCAGAATTGGTTTATCGCTGGATAGCCGGCTATGAGAAAGAGACCGCGAGCGGTAAAATTCAAATAGAAAAAGGTAACCTGCCTATATTTTGCAACGAAGACGGAGTGCGTTTTCTCGACCGTCCAAATACCTTGCTTATTGACAGCGCCCAGCTTGAAAGCGGTGAAAAAATCAATGCGGAATTTAAAAATATTTTTGATAAAGAAATTGAAGATTTCCATAAAGAATACCGCCGGCGTTTTCCGGGCCGGACCGAGCCGACAGATGAAGAATTATTGCGTGAAGTAATGAATACCGTTGGCAAACCCGGCAAGCTGGGCGAGAATATTAAATGTGTTGTTTCAGTTTCAATGCTTACTGAAGGCTGGGATGTCAATACCGTAACGCATATTTTAGGCGTGCGCGCGTTTTCCACCCAGCTTTTATGTGAACAGGTAATCGGCAGGGCTCTGCGCCGTATCGATTATAACGTTGATGCGGCAACCGGCCTTATGACACCCGAATATGCTGAGGTTTATGGGGTTCCGTTTAATTTCTTAAAAGCAGAAGGTGATACTCCTCCTCAGCCTCCAAAAGTTTTTCACCGGGTCCATGCGTTACCGGAACGCGAAAAATATGAAATTGCTTATCCCCGCGTTGAGGGCTATCGTTATGAATTAAATGAAGCCAAACTGGCGGCGCATTTTACGGATGAAGCAAAAACCATTATTGAGAACGAACCTACCGAAGTGATAAGCAGCGGGGTGATAGGCGCGGAGACTAAAGAAACAATGGAGAAGATAAAAGAACGCCGGGAAGGCGAAGTTATTATGCGCCTGTCTCAAGCTTTGCTAAAACGTTATTACACTGACGCTGACGGCACGGAGAAGTATTGGCTTTTCCCAAATCTAAAACGAATTGTTGAAAAATATATTAAGGATTATATAGTTTTGAAAGACCGAATGGTAATAGGGTATCTTTTAGTAGGAGAATATTATTCAGGCGCTTTAACAAAAATTCAGCAGGCAATAATAAGTGAAAATATTCAAAGCCAAAAAGATAAAAAGGTATTACCGATTCTGGTTCCTTACGATACCTTAGGTTCTACTCGTTATGTTGATTTTTTGACGACTAAGGAAGTTCGGGAGACCGAAAAAAGCCATGTGAATTATGTTGTCGCGGATACTGAAGAATGGGAACAGGGGGTCGCAAAAAGGCTGGAGCAGATGCCTGAAGTGCTTGCCTACGTGAAAAATCAAAATTTAGGGTTTACTATCCCTTATGAACATCAGGGTATTGGACGGCAATATACCCCTGATTTTATTGTGAAAATCGAAAAGCCCGATAAATCTATCTTAAATCTTATAATTGAAGTTACCGGCCAAAAAGACGATAAAAAAACAATGAAAATAAAAACAGCCCGCGAAATGTGGATTCCGGCTGTAAATAATATGGATAAATTCGAAAAATGGGCGCTTATTGAAGTGCAGGATATTCACGAAACACAGAATTATATACGCGCTTTTATCGCTGAGCAGAGCTAA